The Cohnella abietis genome has a segment encoding these proteins:
- a CDS encoding carbohydrate ABC transporter permease, which yields MKLVEAYKQVKLDITETLANRRTQKLRALVFGQNVKDGIIAKLFIISLLTVIGFLYVKPILYMISTSLKSVADMIDPIVGLIPRELYFNNYKDAWKGLSYPEAFLDTMTIALFGSIFQVFTCALTGYALARLKFPGKNLFFFLILVAFLIPPQLTLVPLYMIYSELGWINTPFVFLVPAIFGQGLRGALFIIIFRQFFISQPKALEEAAKIDGASVFRLFFRIMMPLAGGACLVVFLFSFVWYWNMSYEAALFLSKDFTPLSLRLSSLQMELMGNKAVSFSAGLGQDPISEGPKMAGAFLIIFPPLIIYLIAQRWFTEGIERTGLVE from the coding sequence ATGAAGCTGGTTGAAGCCTATAAGCAAGTGAAGCTAGATATAACGGAGACATTGGCTAATCGAAGGACGCAGAAGCTAAGAGCATTGGTGTTTGGGCAAAATGTAAAAGACGGAATAATAGCAAAGCTATTTATTATCTCGTTGTTAACCGTCATTGGATTCTTGTATGTGAAACCTATTCTGTATATGATCTCTACGAGCTTGAAGAGTGTAGCTGATATGATTGATCCGATTGTCGGCCTCATTCCGCGTGAGCTTTACTTTAACAATTATAAGGATGCATGGAAAGGCCTCAGTTATCCCGAGGCTTTTCTAGATACGATGACCATTGCCTTGTTCGGGTCCATATTTCAGGTATTTACTTGCGCGCTTACTGGTTATGCGCTTGCGCGCCTAAAATTCCCGGGGAAAAATCTATTTTTCTTCCTCATTCTTGTCGCATTCCTCATTCCACCGCAGCTAACTCTTGTCCCGCTCTACATGATCTATAGCGAGCTAGGGTGGATTAATACTCCGTTTGTATTTCTTGTTCCGGCCATTTTCGGGCAAGGCTTGCGGGGCGCTTTATTCATTATAATTTTCCGGCAATTTTTCATTTCTCAGCCGAAAGCACTTGAAGAAGCGGCGAAAATTGATGGTGCATCCGTATTTCGTTTGTTTTTTCGCATTATGATGCCTCTTGCTGGGGGAGCTTGCCTAGTCGTATTCCTGTTCTCCTTCGTTTGGTACTGGAACATGAGCTATGAAGCCGCATTGTTCTTAAGCAAGGATTTCACGCCTCTTTCTCTCCGATTAAGCTCGCTACAGATGGAGCTAATGGGTAACAAGGCGGTTAGCTTTAGCGCAGGATTAGGGCAAGACCCGATCTCTGAAGGTCCAAAAATGGCAGGAGCGTTCCTAATAATCTTTCCTCCGCTTATTATTTACCTGATTGCACAGCGCTGGTTCACAGAAGGAATTGAACGTACAGGGTTAGTTGAATAA
- a CDS encoding carbohydrate ABC transporter permease, with protein MKPVTNTKNLVNSSSLQNSYRQRIRLFLRECWSTRLSYLFLAPFLLCFICFVIVPVIIAVVLSFTSFNGFEFPRFIGVSNFIYMFTQDVVFMKYTIPNTLKFAIVVGPGGYILSFIFAWLIHQLPKSIRDYFSLALYAPSMVAGVALTMVWTATFSGDSVGYLNNILLSLGFIETPQLWLQDPKYLMTIMMIVTLWTSMGVGFLAMLGGLQTVNTELYEAGRIDGIKNNLQEVYYITIPSMKPQMLFSAVMAIVGAIKAGSVSSGLTGMTITPQYAGHVINNHIYDYAFLRYEWGYASALSVVLLLLSYGIMQICYKLFGTKEDE; from the coding sequence GTGAAACCTGTGACTAATACGAAAAACCTAGTTAATTCGTCCTCTTTGCAAAACAGTTATAGGCAACGTATACGTTTGTTTTTGCGGGAGTGCTGGTCGACTCGACTATCCTACCTGTTCTTGGCGCCCTTCTTGCTTTGTTTTATCTGCTTCGTCATCGTTCCGGTCATTATTGCTGTGGTACTCAGCTTTACCTCTTTCAACGGCTTTGAATTTCCAAGATTTATTGGAGTCAGTAACTTTATTTACATGTTTACGCAGGATGTCGTATTTATGAAATATACGATTCCTAATACGTTGAAATTTGCAATTGTAGTAGGCCCAGGCGGATATATTCTATCCTTTATATTCGCTTGGTTGATTCACCAGCTACCGAAGAGTATTCGAGACTATTTTTCGTTGGCGCTATACGCTCCTTCTATGGTAGCGGGTGTGGCGTTAACGATGGTATGGACTGCTACGTTCAGTGGTGACAGCGTTGGTTACTTGAATAACATCTTGCTTAGTCTTGGTTTTATTGAAACTCCGCAATTGTGGCTGCAGGATCCCAAATATTTAATGACAATCATGATGATCGTTACGCTGTGGACCAGTATGGGCGTTGGCTTCCTAGCGATGCTCGGCGGATTACAGACCGTTAATACCGAGCTATATGAGGCGGGCAGAATTGATGGTATTAAAAATAATTTGCAGGAAGTTTACTATATTACCATTCCTAGTATGAAGCCACAGATGCTGTTTAGCGCGGTTATGGCCATTGTGGGTGCGATTAAAGCGGGGTCTGTGTCCAGCGGTCTTACCGGGATGACGATTACCCCACAATATGCGGGTCATGTCATCAACAATCATATTTATGATTATGCATTTCTCCGATATGAGTGGGGCTATGCCTCAGCTTTATCTGTAGTTCTGCTCTTACTGAGCTATGGAATCATGCAAATATGCTATAAGCTGTTCGGCACGAAGGAGGATGAATAA
- a CDS encoding DUF5696 domain-containing protein yields MARRLWPTSRKYRLLLILAIVIAIVVIAILYTRRDRLPSFKEMGIEYRTKISAPVLDNGEWHAGKVDAEGFAQVADNGQFTLLIEPKSSQIAVVDKKTGYLWRSNPSKEQLSGETVKGALLENLQSPFIMEHVVEGQIRRTMLNTLTKDMTVAYTLIDKVGIQATYTFKKQQLSFAIQYKITSSGLEVGIPSEGIRETGDNWIYSINLLPYFGAVPSKSESGYLFVPDGPGGLIYYDRVRPKVSSSYEFPIYGDDPAQTNYDEDMSVIREQIAYPVFGLKRGNQAFAAIVKEGPYTAKIKAAIPGTNSNYHSISVNFNYREEYGRKVSGLTQESVKSIRKARSQEDHLVEYRLLSGDQSDYVGMAHSYREYLASSDQLGQQLKATDHMPLMLSIVGGGNKPQFGRNSYETATTFKQAEEMVDGLLEAGVAHINVTFQGWQNSGHTYTDERFPIVSSIGGVAGAKDFVQSMHDKGIKVMLDDYMAWKSASQSSFYKKTDGIRGIDSTSVSGQGGSFIVNTMKAVREQKGVIDTLKKIGIDGIHYVDGPGNVTFSDYNPKASLTRSDTVYYYQQLLDYVQQQLGSVGITRGEQYSLKHVDYIEGFPYSSSQDLMIDETVPFYPIAVHGTVAYTTVPGNMRDIYEDEFLKAIEYGAVPFFKLTYSESRVLKRTDFQSIYSSQYAIWKDRIVEEYKKFDQLATVYHQNITKHEKLGEKIYATTYEDGTKVTVNYNTKQFSVEGGAKR; encoded by the coding sequence ATGGCTAGAAGGTTATGGCCGACAAGCCGTAAATATCGTCTGTTGCTTATCCTTGCCATTGTAATTGCCATTGTGGTAATAGCTATTCTATATACGAGAAGAGATCGGCTGCCATCCTTCAAGGAAATGGGTATCGAATATCGAACGAAGATATCCGCGCCTGTACTGGACAATGGGGAATGGCACGCAGGGAAAGTGGATGCCGAAGGCTTCGCACAAGTAGCGGACAACGGGCAGTTCACCTTACTCATCGAACCGAAGAGTAGCCAGATTGCAGTTGTTGACAAAAAGACAGGGTACTTATGGCGGAGCAATCCGTCAAAGGAGCAGCTGTCAGGCGAAACGGTGAAGGGAGCTTTGCTGGAAAATTTGCAATCTCCGTTCATTATGGAGCATGTCGTCGAGGGTCAGATTAGGCGAACTATGCTTAATACGTTAACTAAGGACATGACTGTTGCTTACACACTGATAGATAAAGTGGGCATACAGGCCACCTATACGTTCAAGAAGCAACAGCTCTCATTCGCTATTCAATACAAAATTACGAGCTCTGGTCTGGAAGTAGGTATTCCTAGCGAAGGCATTCGAGAAACAGGTGACAACTGGATTTATTCCATTAACCTGCTACCTTATTTCGGGGCGGTGCCGTCGAAGAGCGAGTCGGGATATTTGTTCGTACCAGATGGTCCTGGGGGATTGATTTACTATGATCGCGTCAGGCCTAAGGTTAGCTCTAGCTATGAGTTTCCGATCTATGGTGATGATCCGGCTCAGACTAACTATGATGAGGACATGTCTGTAATTCGTGAACAAATTGCTTATCCTGTATTCGGATTGAAGCGTGGTAACCAAGCTTTCGCAGCGATTGTGAAAGAGGGACCTTACACAGCTAAGATTAAAGCAGCAATACCTGGAACGAACTCGAATTATCATTCAATTAGCGTCAATTTCAATTATCGCGAGGAATATGGACGTAAAGTGAGCGGATTAACTCAAGAATCTGTAAAGTCCATTCGCAAAGCAAGGAGTCAAGAGGACCATCTCGTAGAATACCGTTTATTATCTGGCGACCAGTCGGATTACGTGGGGATGGCTCATTCTTATCGCGAGTATTTAGCCAGCAGTGATCAGCTTGGTCAGCAGCTGAAGGCGACAGATCATATGCCGTTGATGCTATCCATTGTCGGTGGAGGAAATAAGCCACAATTTGGTCGCAACAGCTATGAAACGGCTACTACTTTTAAGCAAGCGGAGGAAATGGTTGATGGCCTGTTGGAAGCTGGAGTGGCTCACATTAATGTGACATTTCAAGGCTGGCAAAATAGCGGTCACACCTATACAGACGAACGTTTCCCTATTGTTTCTAGCATTGGTGGCGTAGCAGGTGCCAAGGATTTCGTGCAGAGTATGCATGACAAGGGAATCAAGGTTATGCTGGACGATTATATGGCATGGAAGTCTGCAAGTCAGAGCTCCTTCTATAAGAAAACGGATGGCATTCGTGGAATAGATTCCACCAGTGTGTCTGGTCAAGGCGGTAGCTTCATTGTAAATACAATGAAGGCGGTTCGGGAGCAGAAAGGGGTAATAGATACCCTTAAAAAAATCGGTATAGACGGTATTCATTATGTCGACGGGCCAGGGAATGTGACATTCAGCGATTACAATCCGAAAGCATCACTGACTCGGAGCGATACCGTGTATTACTATCAGCAATTGCTTGATTACGTTCAACAGCAATTAGGCTCGGTAGGGATTACAAGAGGAGAGCAATACTCGTTGAAGCATGTCGATTACATCGAAGGGTTTCCTTATTCCTCAAGCCAGGATTTGATGATTGATGAGACTGTCCCTTTTTATCCGATAGCCGTTCACGGTACGGTTGCGTATACGACAGTTCCTGGTAATATGCGCGATATCTATGAGGATGAATTTCTGAAAGCTATTGAGTACGGCGCTGTGCCTTTCTTCAAGCTAACTTACTCAGAAAGCCGAGTGCTCAAGAGAACAGATTTTCAATCGATATACAGCAGTCAATATGCTATCTGGAAGGACCGCATTGTGGAAGAGTATAAGAAATTTGATCAGCTGGCCACGGTATATCATCAGAATATAACGAAGCATGAGAAGCTTGGGGAAAAAATTTATGCAACGACTTATGAAGATGGGACGAAGGTTACCGTGAACTACAATACCAAGCAATTCAGCGTCGAGGGAGGGGCAAAGAGATGA
- a CDS encoding YIP1 family protein, which translates to MFSHALKGIGIKAVVVLCMLCLLFPQFASAQLPYYTWYRDLNSGMIATQPIYVPDRVIDGNSVEGSLSSPSDLYIADNDHVYIADTGNNRIVELNERGEYIRSLGQVEGPGKLDQPEGVFVSADGMIYVANTGGQSIVRYTAEGQFEHEFKKPDSKVLTDDYHFLPTKLVVDNRGVMYVVVKDTFLGLLRMNPEGKFTGFFGANKAKLSWLDRFKRSILNEKQLSQEISKQPNAIQNVTIAQDGFLLTTSSGQASDGQIKKLNAGGFDAFNNKPLWEYSLVDTAIDRNGFMYGLNRADYSNISVYDPTGEVMFYFGAIEKNARQLGITDYAISIDVNSNNELWVVDNSSNLIHVFKRTSFGDTYMTAAHLYFDGDYDQSRIYWEEVISQNGMLNIAYNGLGKIALHDRDYKLALDYFKQSNDSAGYSDAFWYIRYEWMKDNFLLGVAVLVVGLWGLVFGARRISKLIRKRTWPPKLQQYAGEIRDSLYLMFHPYNGFYRLKDRNVSYGVIGFILLLALGVHTWSIFASGFIAYPYELGFYNIPLSFAFKIVPWVTWVVANYLVSAVKGGEGRFREVLQASTFAIVPYIVITIPVTILTNFVVLEEWIIIDLINQSMWVWIIVLFFVMTQVIHNFEFTEAIKNAVITLFTIGVIWLFFTIVSGLVYNFYDFIIQIYREVTFHG; encoded by the coding sequence ATGTTCAGCCACGCCCTGAAAGGAATAGGAATCAAAGCTGTTGTCGTCTTGTGTATGCTCTGTTTGCTCTTCCCACAGTTCGCTTCCGCGCAGCTCCCTTACTATACGTGGTATAGGGATCTGAATTCTGGAATGATAGCGACTCAGCCGATCTATGTGCCAGATCGAGTAATCGACGGTAATAGTGTGGAAGGCTCGTTGTCCTCACCAAGCGATCTGTACATTGCAGACAATGATCACGTATATATTGCTGATACAGGCAACAATCGCATTGTGGAGCTAAATGAACGTGGGGAGTACATACGCAGCTTAGGTCAGGTTGAGGGACCAGGTAAGCTGGATCAACCAGAAGGTGTGTTTGTCTCAGCAGATGGAATGATCTATGTGGCAAATACGGGGGGACAGTCGATCGTTCGTTATACGGCGGAAGGTCAATTCGAGCATGAATTCAAGAAGCCTGATTCGAAGGTGCTCACAGATGATTATCACTTTCTCCCGACCAAGCTAGTAGTAGACAATCGTGGCGTTATGTACGTTGTCGTGAAAGACACCTTCCTAGGCTTGCTAAGGATGAATCCGGAAGGTAAGTTTACGGGCTTTTTCGGAGCTAACAAGGCGAAGCTGTCCTGGCTTGACCGATTTAAGAGATCGATCTTGAACGAAAAGCAGCTGTCGCAAGAGATTTCGAAGCAGCCTAATGCGATACAGAATGTGACGATAGCGCAGGATGGCTTTCTCTTAACGACAAGCTCAGGTCAAGCGAGTGACGGGCAGATTAAGAAATTAAATGCCGGCGGGTTTGATGCGTTCAATAATAAACCTCTCTGGGAGTACAGTCTCGTAGATACGGCGATTGATCGAAATGGCTTTATGTATGGACTTAATCGAGCAGACTATTCGAATATTTCGGTCTATGATCCAACGGGAGAGGTCATGTTCTATTTTGGAGCGATAGAGAAAAACGCCCGTCAGCTTGGCATTACCGATTATGCGATTAGCATCGATGTGAATAGTAACAACGAGCTATGGGTAGTGGACAATTCGTCTAATTTAATTCACGTATTTAAGCGTACTAGCTTTGGAGACACGTATATGACGGCAGCCCATTTGTATTTCGATGGGGATTACGATCAGAGCCGCATCTATTGGGAGGAAGTCATTAGCCAGAACGGCATGCTAAACATTGCTTATAATGGCCTGGGCAAGATCGCCTTGCATGATCGGGACTACAAGCTGGCTCTCGATTACTTTAAGCAATCCAATGATTCGGCAGGATATTCTGATGCCTTCTGGTATATCCGATATGAATGGATGAAGGACAACTTTTTGCTGGGTGTAGCTGTGCTGGTAGTTGGTTTGTGGGGCTTAGTATTCGGAGCACGCCGAATATCGAAGCTCATCCGCAAGCGCACATGGCCACCCAAGCTGCAGCAGTACGCAGGAGAAATAAGAGATTCCTTGTATTTGATGTTTCATCCGTACAATGGATTTTATCGCTTGAAGGATCGCAATGTTTCCTATGGTGTAATTGGTTTTATCTTATTACTGGCACTAGGTGTCCATACGTGGTCGATCTTTGCCTCAGGATTTATTGCTTACCCGTACGAGCTTGGATTTTATAATATTCCTTTATCCTTCGCCTTTAAGATTGTGCCCTGGGTGACTTGGGTTGTTGCCAATTACTTAGTAAGCGCCGTTAAAGGTGGTGAAGGCCGGTTCAGGGAAGTGCTACAAGCGAGCACCTTTGCTATCGTCCCTTACATCGTGATCACGATACCGGTCACCATTCTGACCAATTTCGTCGTACTCGAAGAGTGGATAATTATTGATTTAATTAATCAAAGCATGTGGGTATGGATCATTGTTCTCTTTTTCGTTATGACTCAGGTCATTCACAATTTTGAGTTCACTGAAGCTATTAAGAATGCAGTAATTACTCTGTTTACGATTGGGGTCATTTGGCTATTTTTCACGATTGTTTCTGGTCTTGTCTATAACTTCTATGACTTCATCATCCAGATCTACCGGGAGGTGACCTTCCATGGCTAG
- a CDS encoding carbohydrate ABC transporter permease: MIGKTSRRKQILMFRWKEYGLGYLFMLPWILGFIAFVAFPVGWSLWNSFNRVYITSEGFQYTWVGLGNFKRMLIENNAYPIILLTYLQEVLLIIPLILIFSFFVSLLLNEKFPGRGWMRALFFLPVIFATGQVIMELFVQGAGELPFVSQYNLDVILRQYFSAGTSDMLLGILSKAVIILWYSGVQILIFIAGFQTISKSVYEAVRVDGASPWESFWKITFPGMLPFMGLNAIYTIVDLFTFPFNPVMEIVRNNMFSPTTGYGYASAMAWLYFLIILVLLGITLWLTYRATKGRGDVR; encoded by the coding sequence ATGATTGGAAAAACCTCTCGCCGCAAACAGATATTAATGTTCCGCTGGAAGGAATACGGTCTTGGATACTTGTTCATGCTGCCATGGATTCTTGGGTTTATCGCGTTCGTTGCGTTTCCCGTCGGCTGGTCGCTATGGAATAGCTTTAATCGCGTTTATATTACAAGCGAAGGCTTCCAATATACTTGGGTCGGGCTAGGTAACTTCAAGCGAATGCTAATCGAGAATAATGCGTATCCCATTATTCTTCTCACCTACTTGCAGGAAGTATTGTTGATTATTCCGTTAATTCTCATTTTTTCTTTCTTCGTATCCTTACTGTTGAACGAGAAGTTTCCTGGACGGGGATGGATGCGTGCGCTCTTCTTCCTGCCCGTCATATTCGCTACAGGACAAGTAATTATGGAATTGTTCGTACAGGGTGCGGGAGAGCTGCCATTCGTGTCACAGTACAATCTGGATGTCATTTTGCGCCAATATTTCAGTGCAGGTACGTCCGACATGCTGTTAGGCATTCTTAGCAAGGCGGTTATTATTCTGTGGTATTCCGGTGTACAAATCTTAATATTCATCGCCGGGTTTCAGACCATTTCCAAGTCGGTATATGAAGCAGTTAGAGTAGATGGCGCATCCCCCTGGGAAAGCTTCTGGAAAATTACCTTTCCCGGTATGCTGCCGTTCATGGGTTTGAATGCTATATATACCATTGTTGATTTGTTTACGTTTCCCTTTAATCCGGTCATGGAGATCGTCAGGAACAATATGTTCTCGCCGACAACGGGTTATGGTTATGCCAGTGCGATGGCGTGGTTGTATTTCCTTATCATATTGGTGTTGCTAGGAATTACTTTATGGCTGACATACCGGGCGACTAAAGGAAGGGGGGACGTGCGATGA
- a CDS encoding carbohydrate ABC transporter permease, translated as MLQTIRKQFALSRMFLILFLTGMGIFMFLPIVFLFNNAFKPLNELFMFPPRILVQHPTLFNFEQLFMHTAAGVVPFTRYLFNSFVVALITTFAVIIVSTMAGYVLSKHRFHFKAFIMGAILIALMFTPETVSIPRYLIVSGFGLKNTYFAHVLPFLASPVAVFLMKQFIDQIPNPLIEAAKLDGASDMYIFMRIIIPLTSPAVATAAIITFQTVYMDVEPSSLYMSKETMKTLAYYVEAVSSNIPGVAQISIASSIGLLMFLPNLIIFLLFQRKMIQTMLHSGVK; from the coding sequence ATGCTGCAGACCATTCGCAAGCAATTCGCCCTCTCTCGTATGTTTCTAATCTTGTTTCTTACGGGCATGGGTATCTTCATGTTCCTGCCCATTGTCTTTCTATTTAATAACGCATTTAAGCCGTTAAATGAGCTATTCATGTTCCCGCCAAGAATTTTAGTACAGCATCCAACGCTTTTCAATTTTGAGCAATTATTTATGCATACTGCTGCAGGTGTTGTACCATTTACACGCTATTTGTTTAATAGCTTCGTGGTAGCGCTAATAACGACATTTGCTGTAATTATTGTCAGTACGATGGCGGGCTATGTCTTGTCCAAGCATCGCTTTCACTTTAAGGCGTTTATCATGGGGGCTATTCTAATTGCGTTAATGTTCACGCCTGAAACAGTGTCCATCCCTCGGTATCTAATCGTAAGCGGATTTGGACTCAAGAACACGTATTTCGCGCATGTGCTTCCCTTTCTAGCTTCGCCAGTCGCAGTCTTTCTGATGAAGCAGTTTATTGACCAAATTCCTAATCCTTTAATTGAAGCGGCGAAGCTGGATGGGGCATCGGATATGTATATTTTCATGCGAATTATTATTCCATTAACTTCACCAGCTGTCGCTACAGCAGCTATTATTACTTTTCAAACGGTGTATATGGATGTGGAGCCTTCATCACTCTACATGTCCAAAGAAACGATGAAGACGCTCGCTTACTATGTGGAGGCCGTGTCGTCGAATATCCCAGGAGTTGCGCAAATAAGCATTGCGTCATCCATCGGGCTATTGATGTTCCTGCCAAACTTAATTATTTTCCTACTATTCCAGCGGAAAATGATCCAAACCATGCTGCATTCGGGTGTGAAATGA
- a CDS encoding extracellular solute-binding protein, whose translation MRRKKRRIIITVSAVALLCIGLWFVLRPTGSDDRTYSVLSAEEIIADIRSVASTGKTPPSYVQWIRSKEYAAFKPVVDVKATVMATDYSAISSDAQVERRRDNVKGSDVIDWNNTKGWIEWQVEVTQDGLYELLVDYAPLKGGFSSVVRGIQIDGAYPFIDAERIAFKRLWKDSKYPYDRNSIGNEIRPIQEELLHWRADPVTNFSLSSVPLRWALTSGKHTIRLIGKNEPMSLHSLTLAAPEEIPAYSEYSSRQLANDTAKKNWYDIVEAERFAYKSSVNIQLQSVAEPYISPDPKGKIVYNAIGGTNWTKPGESIGWELSVPEDGYYAIDVKYYQGYNGKSSAYRTILIDGKIPFKEMQSYRFAPNKALQITTLSDGESKPYLFYFTKGKHLIEMTVDTSLIRPVTMSLLDINERLTVIEKDIRAITGNYGYDSVQNVDKARTWDMRKYDPDIETKLQSLVDDLLRTSDYLNGLNQAETDSATALVINADRLQQLLKHINDIPNRVTQFATIRTSINSWIQTIEAQAIELDYLVVRTPETETGLKVPGSWSKLRYSTASFFRSFFQKYDTSEADDGNALTVWVQRGKDYVDLLDLMAQQEFTLKTGIKVNINLIPNTNVLLLGNVAGDQPDIALGVPLETPVDFAMRGSAEDLSTYPGFEDVFKQFNPGLMRSYMYNDKVYGLPETQNYYMLFYRTDVFEELKIQPPDTWDDLSKILPTLQENGLTFNFSKKNFHIPFLQHGSDFYQSSGMEPNLTSGEGLAAFKQWTDWYSKYNLPKDIPSFIHHFRNGDIPIGIADFELYIQLTVAAPEIEGKWKMIPIPGIKQADGTVARWSHNESFAKLQEPSSIMMLKKSDRKDDAWKFIQWWTSAEVQSRYASDMESFAGIAYRWNTANLAAMQTIPWPDEDLAAINEQDRWVKNIPFVPGYYYLSREIEFAWNNVVVGHMPAREALEKSEMSLSREMMRKQEEFGITSEDQLHITPYDKPYERSTP comes from the coding sequence ATGAGACGGAAGAAAAGACGCATTATTATTACTGTCAGTGCAGTTGCGCTGCTATGCATTGGATTATGGTTTGTCTTGCGGCCAACCGGAAGTGATGATCGAACCTATTCTGTGCTTTCCGCAGAGGAAATTATAGCCGACATTCGTTCAGTAGCTTCAACAGGAAAAACTCCTCCTTCTTATGTTCAGTGGATTCGAAGTAAGGAATATGCAGCCTTTAAGCCGGTCGTAGACGTTAAGGCAACGGTGATGGCAACAGATTATTCCGCCATTTCCTCTGATGCGCAAGTGGAACGCCGTCGGGATAATGTAAAAGGAAGCGATGTCATCGATTGGAATAACACCAAAGGGTGGATCGAATGGCAGGTTGAAGTAACACAAGATGGCTTATATGAGCTCCTTGTTGACTATGCCCCTCTCAAAGGGGGCTTCTCGTCCGTTGTTCGGGGAATTCAAATTGATGGCGCTTACCCTTTCATTGACGCGGAGCGAATCGCCTTTAAGAGGCTTTGGAAGGATAGTAAATATCCGTATGATCGTAATTCAATCGGTAATGAAATTCGTCCTATTCAAGAGGAGCTGCTTCACTGGCGAGCCGACCCCGTGACTAATTTCTCGCTCTCTTCCGTACCGCTTCGCTGGGCGCTGACCTCTGGTAAGCATACCATTCGCCTTATTGGGAAAAACGAGCCTATGTCTCTTCACTCTCTTACGCTCGCAGCACCAGAGGAGATTCCAGCCTATTCGGAATACTCATCAAGACAATTAGCCAACGACACGGCTAAGAAGAACTGGTATGACATTGTTGAAGCGGAACGATTTGCCTACAAATCCTCTGTTAACATTCAACTGCAAAGTGTAGCTGAGCCTTATATTTCTCCTGACCCGAAAGGGAAAATCGTATATAACGCAATTGGAGGCACCAACTGGACGAAACCAGGGGAATCGATAGGCTGGGAGCTATCAGTGCCAGAAGATGGCTACTATGCAATCGATGTGAAATATTATCAGGGCTATAATGGTAAATCGAGTGCCTATCGGACCATTCTTATCGATGGCAAAATACCTTTTAAGGAAATGCAAAGCTACCGATTTGCTCCTAATAAAGCGTTGCAAATTACGACTCTTTCTGATGGAGAGAGCAAACCATACCTGTTTTATTTTACTAAGGGCAAGCATTTAATCGAGATGACAGTGGACACCTCGTTAATCCGCCCGGTTACGATGTCGCTGCTTGATATTAATGAACGTCTGACGGTCATTGAGAAGGACATACGTGCAATCACAGGAAACTACGGGTACGATAGCGTGCAAAATGTGGATAAAGCACGCACCTGGGATATGCGCAAATATGATCCTGATATTGAAACAAAGCTACAATCGTTGGTCGATGATTTACTTCGCACCTCTGACTATTTAAACGGGCTGAATCAAGCGGAAACAGATTCTGCCACTGCACTGGTTATCAATGCGGATCGATTGCAGCAGCTGCTAAAGCATATTAATGATATTCCGAATCGTGTTACCCAGTTCGCAACGATTAGAACTAGCATTAACAGTTGGATTCAAACGATTGAAGCCCAAGCTATTGAGCTCGATTATTTGGTTGTGCGCACCCCTGAAACCGAAACGGGACTGAAGGTGCCAGGCTCCTGGAGTAAACTACGCTACTCTACGGCCAGCTTCTTTAGGTCATTTTTCCAGAAATATGACACGAGTGAGGCTGATGATGGGAACGCACTGACGGTTTGGGTGCAAAGAGGTAAAGATTATGTAGATTTACTTGATCTCATGGCGCAGCAAGAATTTACGCTTAAAACCGGTATTAAGGTCAATATCAATCTCATACCGAATACGAATGTGCTGCTATTAGGTAATGTGGCCGGAGATCAACCCGATATCGCGCTCGGAGTTCCTCTGGAAACTCCCGTGGATTTTGCCATGCGGGGCTCTGCTGAGGATTTGAGCACTTATCCTGGCTTTGAGGATGTCTTTAAGCAGTTCAATCCAGGCTTGATGCGCTCTTACATGTACAACGATAAAGTATACGGTTTACCTGAAACACAAAACTACTACATGTTATTTTATCGAACTGATGTTTTCGAGGAGCTAAAGATCCAGCCACCGGATACATGGGATGATTTGTCGAAAATTTTGCCAACCTTGCAGGAAAATGGCCTGACCTTTAATTTCTCAAAAAAGAATTTCCACATCCCTTTCCTACAGCATGGCAGTGATTTCTATCAATCAAGCGGGATGGAGCCTAATCTGACCTCCGGGGAGGGCTTGGCTGCCTTTAAACAATGGACCGACTGGTACAGTAAATATAATTTGCCGAAGGATATTCCGTCCTTCATCCATCACTTCCGCAACGGGGACATTCCGATCGGTATTGCCGATTTCGAGCTGTACATTCAATTAACGGTCGCGGCTCCAGAAATTGAGGGAAAATGGAAAATGATACCTATTCCAGGTATTAAGCAGGCAGATGGAACGGTTGCCCGTTGGTCACATAATGAATCATTTGCTAAATTGCAGGAGCCGTCCTCCATCATGATGCTTAAGAAGAGCGATCGGAAAGATGATGCTTGGAAGTTTATTCAGTGGTGGACATCAGCAGAGGTTCAAAGCCGATACGCAAGTGACATGGAGTCTTTCGCGGGTATTGCCTATCGTTGGAACACCGCTAATTTAGCAGCTATGCAGACGATACCTTGGCCGGATGAGGATTTGGCTGCCATTAATGAACAGGATCGATGGGTCAAAAATATACCGTTTGTTCCCGGTTACTATTATTTAAGCAGAGAAATTGAATTTGCATGGAACAATGTCGTTGTTGGTCACATGCCAGCAAGAGAAGCATTAGAGAAATCGGAAATGTCCTTATCGCGGGAAATGATGCGTAAGCAGGAAGAGTTCGGAATAACATCCGAGGATCAGTTGCACATCACTCCTTATGACAAGCCGTATGAAAGGAGTACGCCGTGA